The Planctomycetia bacterium genome has a segment encoding these proteins:
- a CDS encoding transposase — translation IVERTFNWLKRYRRIATKYEKTGQNFLGFFQLGSVMMLLR, via the coding sequence CATCGTGGAGCGGACGTTCAACTGGCTCAAACGATACCGCCGTATCGCCACCAAGTACGAAAAAACTGGACAGAACTTCTTGGGGTTCTTCCAGTTAGGCTCTGTAATGATGCTGCTCAGGTAA
- a CDS encoding SH3 domain-containing protein, whose translation MIHSLLMICLVNWMPVEEVSTANPSSLAGWIACLRKYELDHGRDAWSWTELSHARAQVLDPCFGTASLREWAVNCWSILLQAVPFMLLLTTLTGCVLCFLYWKQKRWTRCILVTVLWYLAIWSLLIIKEPAHIPMAVIHQPGLVMRQGNGLSYEVCQWNEQPVKLAEGVEARWIAERENGWVKIELEHGLIGWVPRDGIIMVE comes from the coding sequence ATGATTCATAGCCTCTTGATGATATGTCTTGTGAACTGGATGCCTGTTGAGGAAGTATCAACAGCAAATCCATCATCACTGGCTGGCTGGATTGCCTGCCTGCGGAAATATGAACTGGACCATGGACGAGATGCCTGGTCGTGGACAGAACTTTCGCACGCACGAGCCCAGGTACTTGATCCCTGCTTTGGAACAGCCAGTCTGCGCGAATGGGCCGTTAACTGCTGGAGCATTTTGCTTCAAGCCGTGCCATTCATGTTACTGCTGACAACTCTTACAGGATGCGTGCTTTGTTTCCTGTATTGGAAACAGAAACGATGGACGAGATGCATATTGGTAACTGTGTTATGGTACCTGGCTATCTGGAGCTTGTTGATAATCAAAGAACCAGCACACATACCGATGGCTGTAATCCACCAACCCGGGCTGGTCATGAGGCAAGGCAATGGACTTTCCTACGAAGTTTGTCAATGGAATGAACAGCCTGTAAAACTGGCTGAAGGAGTGGAAGCCCGCTGGATTGCCGAACGGGAAAATGGCTGGGTGAAAATTGAATTGGAGCATGGTTTAATCGGCTGGGTGCCCCGAGACGGGATCATTATGGTTGAATGA